A single Trichocoleus sp. FACHB-46 DNA region contains:
- a CDS encoding AAA family ATPase has product MATGYFDHQDGQTTSTNLQSQGLLGAGWRPLNRELDWQFLWHLAMHDSAELSKKTVDVASAIADTLGRTNYSGWANLLSVFSSGTRYELDEFWSYITPEPPSPDYRHVPSLTVETPVLQQVSRTNIPIDYVLNRLQELTILKVLELLGKPVLITQYYFDRYFYLPIEKFISWERVDTIDTVNAYWPQQDIWLQIQNIGPGRRRLTLLARELNSLISKATYNLAVMLSGYQSRVGQIQSQYAIRSFSADVQEFSDRVQQAVFDQNQLAVLVHGEPGTGKTAWTQAIAKEVLMPLGYVIFILDHDAVENFVPPTYLEHICLIINEADNLAQNRANVAAQSSSKTEHILSLLDGTLHQSVLEEGRIQAQQRFVVLMTCNTMERLDPALLRKGRVDLIHEFMHKFV; this is encoded by the coding sequence ATGGCAACTGGATACTTTGATCATCAAGACGGACAAACTACATCTACTAATCTCCAAAGTCAGGGCTTGTTGGGGGCAGGCTGGCGACCGCTCAACCGAGAGCTAGACTGGCAATTTCTGTGGCATTTGGCAATGCACGATTCAGCGGAGCTATCCAAAAAAACTGTGGATGTTGCTAGTGCGATCGCCGATACTTTAGGCCGCACTAACTATAGCGGGTGGGCGAATTTGCTAAGTGTTTTTTCCTCCGGTACACGCTATGAGTTAGATGAGTTTTGGAGCTATATCACGCCTGAGCCTCCCAGCCCTGATTACCGCCATGTGCCATCACTGACGGTAGAAACCCCGGTGCTTCAGCAGGTCAGCCGCACCAATATCCCGATTGATTATGTTTTAAATCGGCTTCAGGAACTCACGATCCTTAAAGTATTGGAGTTATTAGGAAAACCTGTTCTAATTACGCAATACTACTTCGATCGCTACTTCTACCTTCCAATTGAGAAGTTCATTAGTTGGGAGCGGGTCGATACGATTGATACAGTCAATGCCTACTGGCCACAACAAGATATTTGGTTACAGATTCAAAACATTGGTCCAGGGAGACGACGACTAACACTACTGGCGAGAGAACTGAACTCCCTAATCAGCAAAGCCACCTACAACCTAGCTGTGATGCTGAGTGGCTATCAAAGCCGAGTTGGGCAAATTCAGAGCCAATACGCTATTCGTTCTTTTTCAGCAGATGTGCAGGAATTTAGCGATCGCGTTCAGCAAGCAGTTTTCGACCAAAACCAATTGGCAGTTCTGGTACATGGAGAGCCAGGAACAGGCAAAACGGCTTGGACTCAAGCGATCGCTAAAGAAGTGTTGATGCCATTAGGATATGTCATCTTTATTCTTGATCATGATGCTGTGGAGAATTTCGTTCCACCCACTTATCTAGAGCACATCTGTCTGATCATCAATGAAGCGGATAACCTGGCCCAGAACCGCGCGAATGTGGCAGCTCAAAGTAGCAGCAAAACCGAACATATCCTAAGCTTGCTGGATGGCACGTTGCATCAAAGTGTATTGGAGGAAGGCAGGATTCAAGCTCAACAAAGATTTGTGGTTTTGATGACCTGCAACACAATGGAACGTTTAGATCCTGCCCTATTGCGGAAGGGACGAGTAGATTTGATTCATGAGTTTATGCACAAATTTGTCTAA
- a CDS encoding DIP1984 family protein → MKLAEALILRADCQKRIAQLQQRLLRSAKVQEGEQPAENPETLLSELDAAIAQLRTLIQQINQTNARTAFQNATLSDALAERETLQMQRNVYSNLVDAASIRQERYTRSEVKFFSTVAIAQIQNQVDRLSRNYRELDAQIQALNWQTDLIEVSRET, encoded by the coding sequence ATGAAATTAGCAGAAGCATTGATCCTCAGAGCAGATTGTCAAAAACGAATTGCTCAGTTGCAACAAAGATTGCTACGGAGTGCCAAAGTACAAGAAGGAGAACAACCTGCTGAGAATCCAGAAACATTGCTGAGTGAGCTGGATGCTGCGATTGCCCAACTCAGAACTCTAATCCAGCAAATCAACCAAACCAATGCTCGTACTGCTTTTCAGAATGCGACTCTCTCTGATGCTTTGGCAGAAAGAGAGACCTTGCAGATGCAGCGGAATGTTTATAGCAATTTGGTAGATGCAGCTTCTATCCGGCAAGAACGTTATACCCGTTCGGAGGTTAAGTTCTTCAGTACAGTAGCGATCGCGCAGATCCAGAACCAAGTGGATAGGTTATCCAGAAACTATCGAGAACTGGATGCTCAAATTCAGGCACTCAATTGGCAAACGGATTTGATTGAGGTCAGTAGAGAGACCTAA
- a CDS encoding GIY-YIG nuclease family protein yields the protein MESEKNIPLEDQNVPAAHQGLHGFLYSSEDEHGSTTSSLPLVPEGAEVVPAENWRSHTHRVKVAGVYAVLDADHQTQYIGYSRDVQQSLEGHIAQHGVEACAFIRVQTFKFPTRQAMEALRDEWLTALDQVPSGNQMGEGTWAKTIGEVAQASMSAAERQAYEEKKLKLRKAMADNTLSHELDAQEAPDESEAERRRKLKAAVENDDWSGVVES from the coding sequence GTGGAATCCGAAAAAAACATCCCTCTTGAAGATCAGAACGTTCCAGCCGCTCATCAGGGACTGCATGGTTTTCTGTACAGTTCTGAAGATGAACATGGCTCAACTACCTCCTCCCTCCCATTGGTGCCTGAAGGGGCTGAAGTGGTTCCAGCAGAAAATTGGCGATCGCACACTCACAGGGTTAAGGTGGCGGGGGTCTACGCTGTTTTAGATGCTGACCACCAAACCCAGTACATCGGCTACTCCCGCGATGTCCAGCAGTCGCTGGAAGGGCACATTGCCCAGCATGGGGTGGAAGCCTGTGCTTTTATCCGAGTTCAGACCTTTAAGTTTCCGACGCGGCAGGCAATGGAAGCGTTGCGAGATGAGTGGCTTACCGCACTGGATCAGGTTCCGTCTGGGAATCAAATGGGAGAGGGAACTTGGGCGAAAACAATTGGCGAAGTGGCGCAAGCCAGTATGTCGGCCGCAGAGCGCCAAGCCTACGAAGAGAAAAAGCTCAAGTTACGCAAGGCTATGGCCGATAACACTCTCAGCCATGAATTAGATGCACAGGAGGCACCGGATGAGTCCGAAGCTGAGCGTCGTCGGAAACTCAAAGCAGCGGTTGAGAATGATGATTGGAGTGGTGTAGTTGAGTCCTAA
- a CDS encoding RNA 2'-phosphotransferase, with protein sequence MNSDRLVKVSKYLSKHLRHQPERLGLTLGAGGWVAVEELLAACAQHQFPLSREELGEVVATSDKKRFSLNVTGTLIRANQGHSVEVDLQLEPQVPPDVLYHGTGDRAVAMILQSGLNKMSRHHVHLSKDVETARKVGARHGRPVVFAIDAVAMHQAGYLFFCAENGVWLVEHVPSEYLTIL encoded by the coding sequence ATGAACAGCGATCGCCTAGTTAAAGTCAGCAAATACCTCAGCAAGCATCTCCGCCACCAACCAGAACGCCTGGGCTTAACTCTTGGTGCAGGTGGCTGGGTTGCGGTTGAGGAATTGCTTGCAGCCTGCGCTCAACATCAGTTTCCCCTCAGCCGTGAAGAACTGGGGGAAGTAGTGGCGACGAGTGATAAAAAGCGTTTCTCCCTCAATGTCACAGGTACGCTGATCCGAGCCAACCAAGGTCATAGTGTAGAAGTTGATCTGCAACTAGAGCCACAGGTGCCGCCGGATGTTTTGTATCACGGTACAGGCGATCGCGCAGTAGCAATGATTTTGCAATCGGGTCTAAACAAGATGTCACGGCATCATGTTCACCTTTCCAAAGATGTGGAAACAGCCCGAAAAGTGGGTGCTAGGCATGGTCGTCCAGTTGTGTTTGCGATCGATGCTGTGGCAATGCACCAAGCAGGATATCTCTTTTTCTGTGCAGAAAATGGCGTTTGGCTGGTGGAGCACGTCCCGTCAGAATATTTAACGATTTTGTAG